In one window of Armatimonadota bacterium DNA:
- a CDS encoding DUF4127 family protein: GLVSLVEAGVVDSLVLAQEDAATTGPHIAEQAELGEEARRLGVADAVHIYPGADEVGMTLLARAAAEKLGLAAGVYPLYSTPCGAESVALFEDRPLRMTVGGQIAAAGLRIAPEERSADIVLGLHAPPVARQANIGQVSPTSAPRAPFVEHLMRLARSGREVALADAAYCNGADPALVSALGAHGAMPHLAGFAAWNTAGNTLGSALAHAALRWMARQAASGRSGGRVRDAATRAHVEFLFERLVDDYGYQTVVRPHAYRFARESLDQWPLNLRRGRRRVSAYVDGQLDALAGRLFAEQFEGAEVDDHRVAGLRELKIKLPWPRLFEVECEAEVALE, translated from the coding sequence AGGGGCTCGTGTCACTGGTTGAGGCGGGGGTTGTGGATTCCCTGGTTCTCGCCCAGGAGGATGCCGCCACGACCGGGCCACACATCGCCGAGCAGGCAGAGCTGGGCGAGGAAGCGCGGCGGCTGGGCGTCGCGGACGCGGTGCACATCTACCCGGGCGCGGATGAGGTCGGGATGACTTTGCTGGCCCGCGCCGCTGCCGAGAAGCTCGGGCTGGCGGCCGGGGTGTATCCACTCTACAGCACGCCGTGCGGGGCGGAATCGGTCGCGCTGTTCGAGGATCGGCCGCTGCGGATGACAGTCGGAGGGCAGATCGCGGCGGCAGGGCTTCGCATCGCCCCCGAAGAGCGAAGCGCCGACATCGTGCTCGGGCTGCATGCGCCGCCTGTGGCTCGACAGGCGAACATCGGTCAAGTCTCCCCCACCTCCGCGCCGCGCGCGCCATTTGTCGAGCATCTGATGCGACTGGCGCGCAGCGGGAGGGAGGTGGCTCTCGCAGACGCAGCCTACTGCAACGGCGCAGACCCCGCGCTCGTGTCCGCGCTCGGCGCTCACGGGGCGATGCCGCATCTCGCGGGTTTCGCGGCATGGAACACGGCGGGCAACACGCTCGGCTCGGCCCTCGCACACGCCGCACTGCGATGGATGGCGCGCCAGGCAGCGAGTGGCCGCAGTGGAGGCCGCGTGCGTGATGCGGCGACTCGCGCGCACGTCGAGTTCCTGTTCGAGCGACTGGTTGACGATTACGGGTATCAGACCGTCGTGCGGCCTCACGCCTACCGTTTCGCCCGCGAGTCCCTTGACCAATGGCCGCTCAACCTGCGGCGCGGCCGCCGGCGCGTTTCCGCATACGTGGACGGGCAACTCGATGCGCTTGCGGGACGATTGTTCGCCGAGCAGTTCGAGGGCGCGGAGGTGGATGATCACCGCGTTGCCGGACTGCGCGAGCTGAAGATCAAGCTTCCATGGCCGCGCCTGTTCGAGGTCGAGTGCGAAGCTGAGGTGGCGCTCGAGTAA
- a CDS encoding UvrD-helicase domain-containing protein → MPDETLTEQQRIAVETLDADLLVSAGAGTGKTRVLTHRFSHIVETGRAAVDEILTLTFTEKAAREMKQRIVRRFVELGREQERRQVETAYISTIHSFCARVLRENALEAGIDPYFTQLDEPEAAIIQHQVYDDLIRRAHDQGDAATLAVLRDFDYRSLRGVLHSLYRHMRSLGKAPAELAVAPPEDLAPVVAQARDAVHDALALESEGASEALARVLGDVRGSLERINALLDTRRFDWAAWGALDDVARLFKGNVGTKAQKPVLARAKEAILSFAAALLSHAAAGQGEAVRRLLAAFDTAYAAAKDEEGQLDFDDLLVKARDLFGAAEHPTATGLLYRERFKFFLMDEFQDTNRLQMSVVAPIVRPQTRFTVGDAKQSIYRFLYADVDVFLGREREITGSGGAPQPLSENFRSHPHLLSFTNAFFRELWAEDDFPFGPLEPGTEFGARDEPRVEVLLAADAENMPAARAQEAELIARRVAEITGHGGGDATMLTEQGRECRARFGDILILFRSTADIQLCEDALHERGIPYYTLRGRGFFRTQEVHDLRNLLAVLENPLDDVAMAGVLRSPLVGVSDEALYWLGAPAAYAERDEDELPRQSAGRIAAGLARVEGMRNLSDQDAERLHGFSALLAELRQAAAESRVADLLDEAIRCTAYDLKALCQRNGRRRYANIEKLRQIALSFQSKARFTLRDFLDYLETLEVVAERETEAPTEAEEADVVRLMTIHAAKGLEAPIVIIADLSRQQRSDSDPAILSGAGDIAVKVRNPLTDALVEPPDYTRLRDAARAADIGETKRLFYVACTRAKEHLLLSAGVVGARAASGTQKPYNDLGTWAQWVGKFFGLTEAPAAEGELFSGDGFTATLRSDVADPAGMKERPSGSLLKRFRARIEAGQPLDLTAISADRDAAALSAEAQAVAERVAVGVAPQPACPSATVTGAIRYHLCPRLYELTIVDRVPEPDGPRGDGDDPRVAAEDYQDPRNRGTRLHDLLRGIDFHGSFDDELERLTRDWPEDERADGVEVLTRFRGIELWQQLAQADARRELLREIPFSVRFDDGILRGQADVLMRHRDEWTIVDYKSGARHDEEHGRQVQLYALACRTLLGATPARGIIYYLDLGETETVSIDDAALQQAAAALVQAMRGIAAADFERRQGAACAACAFAPACQDA, encoded by the coding sequence ATGCCGGATGAGACACTGACCGAGCAACAAAGGATCGCGGTCGAAACCCTCGACGCCGACCTGCTCGTCAGCGCCGGCGCGGGGACGGGCAAAACGCGCGTCCTGACTCACCGCTTCAGCCACATCGTCGAGACCGGCCGCGCCGCTGTTGACGAGATCCTCACCCTCACCTTCACCGAAAAGGCGGCGCGCGAGATGAAGCAGCGCATCGTCCGCCGCTTCGTGGAACTGGGGCGCGAGCAAGAGCGCCGCCAGGTCGAGACCGCCTACATCAGCACGATCCACTCCTTCTGCGCCCGCGTCCTGCGCGAGAACGCCCTGGAAGCCGGGATAGACCCGTATTTCACCCAGCTCGACGAACCCGAGGCGGCGATCATCCAGCATCAGGTCTATGATGATCTCATCCGCCGGGCGCACGACCAGGGCGACGCGGCGACACTCGCCGTTCTGCGCGACTTCGACTACCGGTCACTGCGCGGCGTGCTTCACTCGCTGTATCGGCACATGCGCAGCCTGGGCAAGGCGCCGGCGGAATTAGCGGTAGCGCCGCCGGAGGATCTCGCGCCCGTGGTAGCGCAGGCGCGGGATGCAGTGCACGACGCACTCGCCCTAGAGAGCGAGGGCGCCAGCGAGGCGCTCGCGCGCGTTCTGGGAGACGTGCGCGGCTCGCTCGAGCGCATCAATGCTCTGCTCGATACGCGGCGGTTCGACTGGGCTGCATGGGGCGCGCTTGATGATGTCGCCAGGCTCTTCAAGGGCAACGTGGGCACGAAGGCGCAGAAGCCGGTGCTGGCGCGCGCCAAGGAAGCGATCCTGTCGTTCGCTGCCGCGTTGCTGTCCCACGCTGCGGCCGGGCAAGGCGAGGCCGTGCGCCGCCTCCTGGCCGCGTTCGACACCGCGTACGCCGCCGCCAAGGACGAGGAGGGGCAGCTCGACTTCGACGACCTGCTCGTCAAGGCGCGCGATCTGTTCGGCGCGGCGGAGCACCCGACGGCGACGGGGCTCCTCTATCGAGAGCGCTTCAAGTTCTTCCTCATGGATGAGTTCCAGGACACGAACCGCTTGCAGATGTCCGTCGTCGCGCCCATCGTGCGGCCGCAGACGCGGTTCACGGTCGGGGATGCCAAGCAGTCAATCTATCGCTTCCTGTATGCCGACGTTGATGTGTTCCTGGGCCGCGAGCGCGAGATCACGGGTTCCGGTGGCGCGCCCCAGCCGCTCAGCGAGAACTTCCGGAGCCATCCGCATTTGCTCAGCTTCACCAACGCGTTCTTCCGCGAGCTGTGGGCGGAAGACGACTTCCCCTTCGGCCCCTTGGAGCCGGGCACGGAATTCGGGGCGCGCGACGAGCCGCGGGTCGAGGTGCTGCTTGCCGCAGACGCGGAGAACATGCCCGCAGCTCGCGCGCAGGAAGCCGAATTGATCGCGCGCCGCGTCGCCGAGATAACCGGCCACGGCGGGGGCGACGCGACGATGCTCACGGAGCAGGGCAGAGAGTGCCGCGCACGGTTCGGCGACATCTTGATCCTCTTTCGCTCCACCGCCGACATCCAGCTCTGCGAGGACGCGCTGCACGAGCGCGGCATACCATACTACACCCTGCGCGGCCGCGGCTTCTTCCGCACCCAGGAGGTGCACGATCTGCGCAACCTGCTCGCGGTGCTGGAGAACCCGCTCGACGATGTCGCGATGGCCGGGGTGCTGCGCTCGCCGCTGGTCGGCGTGAGCGACGAAGCGCTCTATTGGCTCGGCGCCCCGGCGGCATACGCCGAGCGCGACGAGGACGAGCTGCCGCGCCAAAGCGCGGGACGAATCGCCGCCGGCCTTGCGCGGGTTGAAGGCATGCGCAACCTGTCCGATCAGGACGCCGAGCGGTTGCACGGCTTCAGCGCGCTGCTCGCCGAGTTGAGGCAGGCAGCGGCCGAGAGCCGTGTGGCCGATCTGCTCGACGAAGCCATCCGGTGCACCGCCTACGACCTCAAGGCGCTGTGCCAGCGCAACGGGCGGCGTCGCTACGCCAACATCGAAAAGCTGCGGCAGATCGCTCTGTCGTTCCAGAGCAAAGCGCGCTTCACGCTGCGCGACTTCCTGGACTACCTGGAGACGCTCGAGGTCGTCGCCGAGCGCGAGACCGAAGCCCCCACCGAAGCCGAGGAGGCGGATGTCGTTCGCCTCATGACCATCCATGCCGCAAAAGGGCTGGAGGCGCCGATCGTCATCATCGCCGACCTCTCGCGCCAGCAGCGGTCGGACAGCGATCCCGCGATTCTGTCCGGCGCTGGCGATATCGCGGTGAAGGTGCGCAATCCTCTGACCGACGCGCTCGTCGAACCACCGGATTACACGCGCCTGCGGGACGCCGCGCGCGCGGCCGACATCGGGGAAACGAAGCGCCTGTTCTACGTCGCCTGTACGCGAGCCAAGGAGCACCTCCTGCTGTCGGCCGGCGTGGTTGGAGCAAGAGCTGCGTCGGGGACGCAGAAGCCCTACAATGACCTCGGCACCTGGGCGCAGTGGGTCGGAAAGTTTTTCGGGCTCACGGAAGCCCCCGCTGCGGAGGGAGAGCTGTTCTCGGGCGACGGCTTTACCGCGACCTTGCGTTCCGACGTTGCTGATCCCGCGGGCATGAAGGAACGCCCGTCGGGCTCACTCCTCAAGCGATTCAGAGCGCGCATCGAGGCGGGACAGCCGCTTGATCTCACAGCCATCTCCGCGGACCGCGACGCCGCCGCGCTGTCCGCTGAAGCTCAGGCGGTCGCCGAACGCGTCGCAGTCGGCGTCGCGCCGCAGCCGGCGTGCCCAAGCGCGACGGTGACCGGCGCTATCCGCTATCACCTTTGCCCGCGGCTCTACGAGCTGACCATAGTTGACCGCGTGCCCGAGCCGGACGGCCCGCGTGGAGATGGGGACGATCCTCGCGTTGCCGCCGAGGATTACCAGGATCCGCGCAACCGCGGCACGCGTCTCCACGACCTGCTGCGCGGGATTGACTTCCACGGGAGCTTCGACGATGAACTGGAGCGTCTCACGCGCGACTGGCCGGAGGACGAGCGGGCCGACGGGGTCGAGGTGCTGACGCGGTTTCGGGGCATCGAACTGTGGCAGCAACTCGCGCAGGCGGACGCCAGACGCGAGCTTCTGCGCGAGATTCCCTTTTCGGTTCGCTTCGACGACGGTATCCTGCGCGGTCAGGCCGACGTCCTTATGAGACACCGGGATGAATGGACGATCGTGGATTACAAGAGCGGCGCGCGGCACGACGAAGAGCATGGCCGACAAGTTCAGCTCTATGCGCTTGCATGTCGCACGCTCCTCGGCGCGACGCCCGCCCGGGGCATCATCTACTACCTCGACCTCGGCGAAACCGAGACGGTGAGTATTGACGACGCCGCGCTGCAGCAGGCCGCCGCCGCCCTGGTGCAAGCCATGCGCGGCATCGCCGCCGCGGACTTCGAGCGACGCCAGGGCGCGGCTTGCGCCGCGTGCGCGTTCGCGCCCGCGTGTCAGGACGCATAG
- the serS gene encoding serine--tRNA ligase, whose protein sequence is MLDLKFIRDNPDEVREALKKLHEDAPIDDLLAADEKRRALLTEVEKLRQQVNERSQQVARAEAGERARLIAYSRDLGDRISELEDDLREVEAQLDEQLLLVPNMPHPNVPVGDSEADNVIVRTWGEPRALDFAPKPHWELGEELGIIDFERGVKVSGTRFYVLRGLGARLQRALITFMLDVHVNDHGYTEIYPPYMVRRECMEGTGNLPKFADNLYHDDEDDMWFIPTAEVPVTNLFRDEILEAAQLPLRHVAYSANFRREKMAAGRDTRGLKRGHQFDKVELVKHVAPETSDEELQKLIADAEDILQRLELPYRVNQMCTADLSFVAAIKYDLDVWAPGVEEWLECSSCSSFGDFQARRMNIRYRPRARARPQFVHTLNGSGIALPRTMIAVMENYQQPDGSIRVPQALVPYMGGVEVIGP, encoded by the coding sequence ATGCTCGACCTCAAGTTCATCCGCGACAATCCCGACGAAGTGCGCGAGGCGCTGAAGAAACTGCACGAGGATGCGCCGATTGACGACCTCCTCGCGGCCGACGAGAAGCGCCGCGCGCTGCTGACCGAAGTCGAGAAGCTGCGCCAGCAGGTCAACGAGCGGTCGCAGCAGGTCGCGCGCGCGGAAGCGGGCGAGCGCGCGAGGCTCATCGCCTACAGCCGCGACCTCGGCGACCGCATCTCGGAGCTCGAAGACGATCTGCGCGAGGTCGAGGCGCAGCTCGACGAGCAGCTGCTGCTGGTGCCGAATATGCCGCATCCCAACGTCCCCGTCGGCGACAGCGAAGCGGACAACGTGATCGTCCGCACGTGGGGCGAGCCGCGCGCGCTCGATTTCGCGCCCAAGCCGCACTGGGAACTCGGCGAGGAACTCGGCATCATAGACTTCGAGCGCGGGGTCAAGGTGTCGGGCACGCGGTTCTACGTCCTGCGCGGGCTCGGCGCGAGGCTGCAGCGCGCGCTGATCACGTTCATGCTGGACGTCCACGTCAACGATCACGGCTACACCGAGATCTACCCGCCGTACATGGTGCGCCGCGAGTGCATGGAAGGCACCGGCAATCTGCCGAAATTCGCGGACAACCTGTACCACGACGACGAAGACGACATGTGGTTCATCCCGACCGCCGAGGTGCCGGTGACCAACCTGTTCCGCGACGAGATCCTGGAGGCGGCGCAGCTGCCGCTCCGCCACGTCGCGTACAGCGCGAACTTCCGGCGCGAGAAGATGGCGGCGGGGCGCGACACGCGCGGCCTCAAGCGCGGGCATCAGTTCGACAAGGTGGAGCTGGTCAAGCACGTCGCGCCGGAGACGTCGGACGAGGAGCTGCAGAAGCTCATCGCCGACGCGGAGGATATCCTGCAGCGGCTGGAGCTGCCGTACCGCGTGAACCAGATGTGCACCGCGGACCTCAGCTTCGTCGCCGCGATCAAATACGACCTCGACGTGTGGGCGCCGGGCGTCGAGGAGTGGCTCGAGTGCTCGTCATGCAGCAGCTTCGGGGATTTCCAGGCGCGGCGGATGAACATCCGCTACCGGCCGCGGGCGCGCGCGCGGCCGCAGTTCGTGCACACCCTCAACGGCTCCGGCATCGCGCTGCCGCGGACGATGATCGCGGTGATGGAGAACTACCAGCAGCCCGACGGCAGCATCCGCGTGCCGCAGGCGCTCGTCCCCTACATGGGCGGCGTCGAAGTCATCGGGCCGTAG
- a CDS encoding ABC transporter permease has product MRKLVGMAVLLAVLCVFIYAGNQRFVSSDNLQNLTRHVAFLAIYAIGEGIVILSGGIELSVGSVIAFSGVFLVWSVVERGMSPAAAGTLVILFGILIGLWHGFLVTRVRLQPFIATLCTMLILRGHARVLVDEQTMGFGNQFLGLRALGDGFVLGVPTPVVILVGVAIVASFFMHFTVYGRYLYAIGRNPLAAEYSGVKVGRMQTAAYVACGGLAALAGILYATYTNSVQPATTGLAYELYAIAAAVLGGCSLRGGEGTVVGIIVGAAIMRVMTNGINLLGIAPAWEFAVVGYVILIGVVADALYRQRAARRVTPRTESRPEAPATAPSGADAEDL; this is encoded by the coding sequence ATGAGAAAGCTCGTCGGCATGGCGGTGCTGCTCGCCGTGCTGTGCGTCTTCATCTACGCCGGCAACCAACGCTTTGTCAGCAGCGACAACCTACAGAACCTGACGCGTCACGTCGCGTTTCTCGCGATCTATGCTATCGGCGAGGGAATCGTCATCCTGTCCGGCGGCATCGAGTTGTCCGTCGGTTCCGTCATCGCGTTCTCCGGCGTCTTTCTGGTATGGTCGGTGGTGGAACGCGGGATGTCGCCGGCCGCCGCCGGGACCTTGGTGATCCTGTTCGGGATCCTCATCGGCCTGTGGCACGGGTTTCTCGTCACCCGCGTCCGCCTCCAGCCGTTCATCGCCACGCTGTGTACCATGCTCATCCTTCGCGGCCACGCGCGCGTTCTGGTGGACGAGCAGACGATGGGCTTCGGCAACCAGTTCCTCGGGCTGCGCGCTCTGGGCGACGGCTTCGTCCTTGGCGTTCCGACGCCGGTCGTCATCCTCGTCGGCGTTGCCATCGTGGCGTCCTTCTTCATGCATTTCACGGTGTACGGCCGCTATCTCTACGCGATCGGCCGCAATCCGCTCGCCGCGGAGTATTCCGGCGTCAAGGTCGGGCGCATGCAGACCGCCGCCTACGTCGCTTGCGGGGGACTCGCGGCACTTGCGGGGATCCTCTACGCGACGTACACCAATTCGGTCCAGCCCGCGACGACCGGCCTCGCCTACGAGCTGTACGCCATCGCGGCGGCCGTGCTCGGAGGGTGCTCCCTGCGCGGCGGCGAGGGCACCGTCGTCGGTATCATCGTCGGCGCCGCCATCATGCGCGTCATGACCAACGGCATCAACCTCCTCGGTATCGCCCCGGCCTGGGAGTTTGCCGTCGTCGGTTACGTCATCCTCATCGGCGTTGTCGCTGACGCGCTCTACCGCCAGCGCGCCGCCCGGCGCGTCACGCCGCGGACCGAATCGCGCCCCGAGGCGCCTGCAACGGCACCGTCGGGTGCGGATGCGGAGGACCTGTAG
- a CDS encoding PD-(D/E)XK nuclease family protein: MHAAHYNAWLGRDQKRPAECASPAPPYADALADRELLAALESRDRPYSPAELERYLICPYLYYCEKLLELQPLEREIAPVDYGLLLHDVLARLYRDLHEQGRGAVDVAALDPEQVVARAWELLDECLMRQPRFANLPGAQRDIERQSLHGILTRFLCADLEQTAKRDLRPAYFELQFGSPRRSSADERSQPGPLDLGTTGERSVLIAGRMDRVDLTPEGAALIVDYKLGKDTPDMRGVKDGLLFQAPLYAMAAREIFGLDLAGAEYVSLRSGERKGMYRDPSLPLRKSGHNLILSDDDFDATLTGAANAARACIERIRRGEMPRGPRDECPTYCAYRSICRMDAWTLRRIQAERGTRDAG, encoded by the coding sequence ATGCACGCGGCGCATTACAACGCGTGGCTGGGTCGCGACCAGAAGCGACCGGCTGAATGCGCGTCCCCGGCGCCCCCCTATGCGGATGCTTTGGCCGACCGCGAGCTACTTGCCGCGCTTGAGAGTCGCGACCGCCCTTACAGTCCCGCGGAACTCGAGCGCTACTTGATCTGCCCGTACCTCTACTACTGCGAAAAGCTGTTGGAACTACAGCCGCTGGAGCGCGAAATCGCACCGGTGGATTACGGCCTTCTGCTGCACGATGTGCTGGCGCGGCTGTACCGGGATCTCCACGAGCAGGGGCGCGGCGCGGTGGACGTGGCAGCGCTCGACCCCGAGCAGGTCGTCGCGCGCGCCTGGGAACTGCTCGACGAGTGCCTCATGCGCCAGCCGCGCTTCGCCAATCTTCCCGGCGCGCAGCGCGACATCGAACGGCAGTCGCTGCACGGCATTCTCACGCGGTTCCTCTGCGCGGATCTCGAGCAAACGGCGAAGCGCGACCTACGCCCCGCGTACTTCGAGCTCCAGTTCGGTTCGCCGCGCCGGTCGTCCGCAGATGAGCGGTCGCAGCCCGGCCCGCTCGACCTGGGAACGACGGGCGAGCGAAGCGTGCTCATCGCCGGGCGTATGGATCGCGTCGATCTGACCCCCGAGGGCGCGGCGCTGATTGTTGATTACAAGCTGGGCAAGGACACGCCGGACATGCGCGGGGTCAAGGATGGCCTGCTATTCCAGGCGCCGTTGTACGCGATGGCGGCGCGCGAGATCTTCGGCCTCGATCTGGCGGGCGCCGAGTACGTCTCTCTGCGATCCGGCGAGCGCAAGGGGATGTACCGCGATCCGTCGCTGCCGCTGAGGAAGTCCGGACACAATCTGATACTCTCCGACGACGACTTCGATGCGACGCTGACGGGTGCGGCGAACGCGGCGCGGGCATGCATCGAGCGCATTCGCCGCGGCGAAATGCCGCGCGGGCCGCGGGACGAATGCCCGACCTACTGCGCGTACCGAAGCATCTGCCGCATGGATGCGTGGACGCTGCGGCGCATTCAGGCCGAACGGGGAACCCGCGATGCCGGATGA
- a CDS encoding sugar ABC transporter ATP-binding protein, producing the protein MPPPPANPEHNAAAGSGPLLVMKGISKRFPGVLALDAVDLELMQGEILGLIGENGAGKSTLMRILGGIYPADAGDIRIDGKDPRIRSVEDALDRGISVIHQELNLADNLDIASNIFLGREPSSLLGVVRRGRLYEQAAQLTDAVGLAKPVTTPVEDLAPGERQLVEIAKALSLSARVLVLDEPTSSLSPAETERLFDVMRGLRAAGVSMIYISHRIGEVERIADRVIVLRDGRRVGELARDEITHDAMVRLMVGRDITRFFPAVGSQHLVSPTLVVEGVRHPECPWSFSFTACAGEILGIAGLVGAGRTELVRCLFGIMPAVAGRIRIHGREVRIASPADAIHCGIGLVPEDRQQLGLILEMAVRENITLPGIATYRRALLDRRREQAVSIEQVEALAITTPGIEQEVQYLSGGNQQKVALAKWLALRPKVLILDEPTRGIDVGSKSEIYRLVRALADSGVAVIMISSDMEEIIGLADRVLVMHDGGITGELARAEMTEESIMHFATGGRAQ; encoded by the coding sequence ATGCCACCACCGCCCGCCAACCCCGAGCACAACGCCGCGGCAGGCAGCGGCCCGCTGCTGGTCATGAAGGGGATATCCAAGCGATTCCCCGGCGTGCTCGCGCTGGACGCCGTGGATCTCGAGCTGATGCAAGGGGAAATCCTCGGCCTTATCGGCGAGAACGGCGCCGGCAAGTCCACGTTGATGCGCATCCTCGGCGGTATCTATCCCGCCGATGCTGGCGACATCCGGATTGACGGCAAGGACCCGCGAATCCGCAGCGTCGAGGACGCGCTCGACCGCGGCATCTCCGTTATCCATCAGGAGTTGAACCTCGCGGACAACCTCGACATCGCGTCCAACATCTTCCTCGGACGCGAGCCCTCGTCACTCCTCGGCGTCGTCCGCCGAGGCCGCCTCTACGAGCAGGCGGCGCAGCTCACGGACGCCGTCGGGCTCGCGAAACCGGTGACCACGCCGGTCGAGGATCTGGCGCCGGGCGAACGGCAGCTGGTTGAGATCGCGAAGGCCCTCTCACTGTCCGCGCGGGTCCTCGTCCTCGATGAGCCGACCAGCTCGCTTTCACCGGCGGAAACCGAGCGGTTGTTCGACGTCATGAGGGGTCTGCGCGCTGCGGGCGTGTCCATGATCTACATCTCGCACCGCATCGGCGAGGTCGAGCGAATCGCCGACCGCGTGATCGTACTCCGCGATGGGCGACGGGTTGGCGAGCTTGCCCGCGATGAGATCACCCACGACGCCATGGTGCGGCTCATGGTCGGGCGCGACATCACCAGATTCTTCCCCGCGGTCGGGTCACAACACCTGGTTTCGCCGACACTCGTCGTCGAGGGCGTGCGGCACCCCGAATGCCCCTGGAGCTTCAGCTTCACGGCGTGCGCGGGCGAGATCCTCGGCATTGCCGGCCTAGTCGGAGCAGGCCGAACCGAACTCGTGCGCTGCCTCTTCGGCATCATGCCCGCGGTCGCGGGCCGGATTCGCATCCACGGGCGCGAGGTCCGTATCGCAAGCCCCGCCGATGCAATCCACTGCGGCATCGGCCTCGTGCCGGAAGACCGGCAGCAGCTCGGTTTGATTCTCGAGATGGCGGTGAGAGAGAACATCACGCTCCCCGGCATCGCAACCTACCGGCGCGCCCTGCTCGACCGTCGGCGAGAGCAAGCGGTATCCATCGAGCAAGTGGAGGCGCTCGCCATCACGACCCCGGGCATCGAGCAGGAGGTGCAGTACCTCTCGGGCGGCAACCAGCAGAAGGTCGCGCTCGCGAAATGGCTCGCCCTGCGCCCGAAAGTCCTCATCCTGGACGAGCCGACGCGCGGCATTGACGTCGGGTCGAAGAGCGAGATCTACCGGCTCGTCCGCGCGCTCGCCGATTCCGGCGTCGCCGTGATCATGATCTCATCTGACATGGAGGAAATCATCGGTCTCGCCGACCGGGTACTGGTGATGCACGACGGCGGCATCACCGGCGAACTGGCACGAGCCGAGATGACGGAAGAGAGCATCATGCACTTCGCCACGGGAGGCCGCGCCCAATGA
- a CDS encoding trimethylamine methyltransferase family protein, translating to MTPGLLEVLSTHEVDTIHDTALSVLEDVGMRIHSEAARRLVQLEAGGIWDESTDLVRFPRELVEDCLSLCPTTFRLVNARGERATEVGEGRRPLFASGHNAVFVTDDGGRTRRPASKLDIEHFARLTQRLDNLDLVGVHAMPQDVDAEMSLAHAVHAIWRHCDKPLYFSPDHDRVMSVIVAMTQKLAGEEDLREYPCAVCQVSPTSPLQWEQGAADALMLAVRAGLPLVVLPEPFCGVSAPISLAGTMVIHHAETLSGVVLANLARPNPPVIYGSAWTTFDMRAGNVTIGSPESMLLRIAGAQLARHCHLPYHAIGPDTDSQLVDYQSATEKTSTAWAAVCGGVHVHVNSGMIGTGMTVALDQLVLDDELAGYMKRIADGIRVDRETLAYNAIRDVGPAGSFLTHDLTLALMRSPEHWIPPLTRHPVFESWRRAGSLSLLDVARARCDELLDRDSPAVIDSALDQALGGLLPR from the coding sequence GTGACACCAGGGCTGCTCGAGGTTCTCTCTACGCACGAAGTTGACACCATCCACGACACCGCGCTGTCGGTGCTCGAGGACGTCGGCATGCGCATCCACAGCGAGGCCGCGCGCCGCCTCGTCCAACTCGAAGCCGGCGGCATATGGGACGAATCCACCGACCTCGTCAGATTCCCCCGCGAACTCGTGGAGGATTGCCTCTCCCTGTGTCCGACGACGTTCCGGCTCGTCAACGCCCGAGGCGAGCGGGCGACCGAAGTGGGGGAGGGACGGCGTCCGCTGTTCGCCAGCGGCCATAACGCGGTGTTCGTCACCGACGACGGCGGGCGTACGCGGCGTCCCGCGAGTAAGCTCGACATCGAGCATTTCGCCCGCCTGACTCAGCGGTTGGACAACCTCGACCTGGTCGGCGTGCACGCGATGCCGCAGGATGTTGATGCGGAGATGTCCCTCGCCCATGCCGTCCACGCCATCTGGCGCCACTGCGATAAGCCGCTCTACTTCTCGCCGGATCACGACCGCGTCATGAGCGTCATCGTCGCGATGACGCAAAAGCTCGCTGGCGAGGAAGACCTGCGCGAGTATCCCTGTGCAGTCTGCCAGGTCTCGCCGACCAGCCCGCTCCAATGGGAGCAGGGCGCCGCCGACGCGCTCATGCTCGCCGTGCGCGCCGGCTTACCGCTCGTCGTGCTTCCCGAGCCGTTCTGCGGCGTGTCGGCGCCGATTTCCCTCGCGGGCACGATGGTCATCCACCACGCGGAGACCCTCTCCGGCGTCGTGCTCGCGAACCTCGCGCGGCCGAACCCGCCCGTCATCTACGGCAGTGCGTGGACCACTTTCGACATGCGCGCGGGCAACGTCACCATCGGCTCCCCTGAGTCGATGCTGCTCCGCATCGCCGGCGCCCAACTGGCGCGCCACTGTCACCTGCCGTACCATGCCATCGGCCCCGACACTGATTCGCAACTCGTTGACTACCAGTCGGCGACAGAGAAGACCAGCACCGCGTGGGCCGCGGTCTGCGGCGGCGTCCACGTCCACGTCAACTCCGGCATGATCGGCACCGGCATGACCGTCGCCCTCGACCAACTCGTGCTCGACGACGAACTGGCGGGCTACATGAAGCGCATTGCCGACGGGATTCGCGTTGACCGCGAGACCCTCGCCTACAACGCCATACGCGATGTCGGCCCGGCCGGGAGCTTCCTGACTCACGACCTAACCCTGGCGCTGATGCGCTCCCCCGAGCACTGGATCCCGCCGCTCACGCGCCATCCGGTGTTCGAGAGCTGGCGCCGGGCGGGTTCGCTCTCCCTCCTCGATGTCGCGCGGGCGCGGTGCGACGAACTGCTTGACCGCGATTCACCGGCCGTGATTGACTCAGCCCTCGACCAAGCGCTAGGCGGCCTGCTGCCGAGATAG